A genomic stretch from Juglans microcarpa x Juglans regia isolate MS1-56 chromosome 3S, Jm3101_v1.0, whole genome shotgun sequence includes:
- the LOC121257326 gene encoding uncharacterized protein At3g61260-like isoform X1: MRSVEDKGCYNHGSTAEISTSSATSFEFHKGNGANTRNHRTALGKPTPSKWDDAQKWLVGLSRVGEKSQSKTKPRNSNADDLRLIAPVPQKEQDYSSGEEDEGEEEQNGCAVSAMTDQYGVETKKVDESVWRGGKPSESSTPAVRSICVRDMGTEMTPAASLEPSRTATPIRATTPAARSPVASGSSTPVRCQNGKQNEGYQTDGRGEAIPIGRGSGASRQCGGDSNDCYRPENKNSDQGKTMSPLESRAMAWDEAERAKYMARYKREEVKIQAWENHEKRKAEMAMRKMEVKAERLKARAQERLANKLAATRRIAEEKRANAEAELNEKAAKTSETADYIRRTGHLPYTFSFKLPSLCW; this comes from the exons ATGAGATCTGTAGAGGATAAGGGGTGTTACAACCATGGGTCAACGGCTGAGATTTCAACTAGCAGTGCCACTAGTTTTGAGTTTCACAAAGGTAATGGAGCTAATACCCGCAATCATAGGACTGCCTTGGGTAAACCGACACCCTCAAAATGGGACGATGCACAAAAATGGCTGGTTGGATTGTcaagagtgggagaaaaaagcCAGTCGAAAACCAAGCCACGGAATTCAAATGCTGATGACCTGAGACTAATAGCCCCTGTTCCGCAAAAGGAGCAGGATTACTCGAGCGGTGAGGAGGACGAAggtgaagaagaacaaaatgGATGTGCCGTTTCTGCAATGACAGATCAATATGGAGTGGAAACAAAGAAGGTGGACGAGTCAGTTTGGCGTGGCGGTAAGCCTTCAGAGAGTTCAACACCGGCTGTGCGATCAATATGTGTGAGGGACATGGGAACTGAGATGACCCCAGCTGCAAGCCTTGAGCCTTCAAGAACAGCCACCCCGATTAGAGCCACAACTCCTGCAGCAAGGAGCCCTGTAGCTTCGGGATCCTCCACCCCAGTCAGGTGTCAAAATGGAAAGCAAAACGAGGGGTATCAGACTGATGGTAGAGGAGAAGCCATTCCTATTGGCAGGGGGAGTGGCGCGAGCAGACAGTGCGGAGGCGACTCAAATGATTGCTATAGGCCTGAGAACAAGAATTCAGATCAAGGTAAAACGATGAGTCCTTTAGAAAGCAGAGCAATGGCTTGGGATGAGGCAGAACGTGCCAAATACATGGCAAG GTATAAGCGTGAAGAGGTGAAGATACAAGCCTGGGAAAATCATGAGAAGAGGAAGGCTGAGATGGCAATGAGGAAAATGGAG GTGAAAGCTGAGAGATTGAAAGCAAGGGCACAAGAGAGATTGGCAAACAAACTTGCTGCAACTAGAAGAATAGCTGAAGAAAAGCGCGCAAATGCGGAGGCCGAACTGAATGAGAAAGCAGCAAAGACTTCTGAGACAGCAGATTATATAAGAAGGACGGGTCACTTGCCCTATACATTCTCATTCAAGTTGCCTTCTCTTTGCTGGTAG
- the LOC121257326 gene encoding uncharacterized protein LOC121257326 isoform X2, producing MRSVEDKGCYNHGSTAEISTSSATSFEFHKGNGANTRNHRTALGKPTPSKWDDAQKWLVGLSRVGEKSQSKTKPRNSNADDLRLIAPVPQKEQDYSSGEEDEGEEEQNGCAVSAMTDQYGVETKKVDESVWRGGKPSESSTPAVRSICVRDMGTEMTPAASLEPSRTATPIRATTPAARSPVASGSSTPVRCQNGKQNEGYQTDGRGEAIPIGRGSGASRQCGGDSNDCYRPENKNSDQGKTMSPLESRAMAWDEAERAKYMARYKREEVKIQAWENHEKRKAEMAMRKMEVLLFYSGFHKKRTGKPCIFIYIHGLG from the exons ATGAGATCTGTAGAGGATAAGGGGTGTTACAACCATGGGTCAACGGCTGAGATTTCAACTAGCAGTGCCACTAGTTTTGAGTTTCACAAAGGTAATGGAGCTAATACCCGCAATCATAGGACTGCCTTGGGTAAACCGACACCCTCAAAATGGGACGATGCACAAAAATGGCTGGTTGGATTGTcaagagtgggagaaaaaagcCAGTCGAAAACCAAGCCACGGAATTCAAATGCTGATGACCTGAGACTAATAGCCCCTGTTCCGCAAAAGGAGCAGGATTACTCGAGCGGTGAGGAGGACGAAggtgaagaagaacaaaatgGATGTGCCGTTTCTGCAATGACAGATCAATATGGAGTGGAAACAAAGAAGGTGGACGAGTCAGTTTGGCGTGGCGGTAAGCCTTCAGAGAGTTCAACACCGGCTGTGCGATCAATATGTGTGAGGGACATGGGAACTGAGATGACCCCAGCTGCAAGCCTTGAGCCTTCAAGAACAGCCACCCCGATTAGAGCCACAACTCCTGCAGCAAGGAGCCCTGTAGCTTCGGGATCCTCCACCCCAGTCAGGTGTCAAAATGGAAAGCAAAACGAGGGGTATCAGACTGATGGTAGAGGAGAAGCCATTCCTATTGGCAGGGGGAGTGGCGCGAGCAGACAGTGCGGAGGCGACTCAAATGATTGCTATAGGCCTGAGAACAAGAATTCAGATCAAGGTAAAACGATGAGTCCTTTAGAAAGCAGAGCAATGGCTTGGGATGAGGCAGAACGTGCCAAATACATGGCAAG GTATAAGCGTGAAGAGGTGAAGATACAAGCCTGGGAAAATCATGAGAAGAGGAAGGCTGAGATGGCAATGAGGAAAATGGAGGTACTTCTTTTTTATTCAGgatttcataaaaaaagaacTGGAAAACCATGTATCTTCATTTATATTCATGGTCTCGGTTAG